One genomic region from Fictibacillus marinisediminis encodes:
- the glmU gene encoding bifunctional UDP-N-acetylglucosamine diphosphorylase/glucosamine-1-phosphate N-acetyltransferase GlmU: MSKRFAVVLAAGQGTRMKSSLYKVLHPVCGKPMVQHVVDQISQLDMQKIVTVVGHGAEKVKDQLGDRSGYVLQEEQLGTAHAVMQADEELSKEEGITLVVCGDTPLITAETMQKLIDEHQAAGAKVTILTAKAEDPAGYGRVLRNESGTVERIVEHKDASDEEKKVQEINTGTYCFDNQSLFEALSSVNNDNSQGEYYLPDVIEIIQKKGEVVAAYQTPSFDETLGVNDRVALSQAEKTMKKRINEGHMRNGVTIIDPEQTYISSDAVIGRDTILYPGTMIHGSSVIGENNIIGPNSEIKDSKFGNGNTIKQSVVHDSEVGNEVNIGPFAHIRPASSIEDQVKIGNFVEVKKSVMAQGSKASHLSYIGDAEIGREVNLGCGSITVNYDGENKHLTKVEDGAFIGCNSNLIAPVTVGQNAYVAAGSTITDDVPGEAFSIARSRQTTKEGYVSKLKNKK, encoded by the coding sequence ATGAGTAAACGCTTCGCAGTAGTGTTAGCTGCAGGTCAAGGAACGAGAATGAAATCCAGTTTATATAAAGTACTGCATCCTGTCTGCGGCAAACCGATGGTACAACACGTGGTCGATCAGATCTCTCAATTGGACATGCAGAAGATTGTAACGGTAGTAGGCCATGGCGCCGAAAAGGTTAAAGACCAGCTAGGAGACCGTTCAGGATATGTACTTCAGGAAGAACAGCTAGGAACAGCGCATGCAGTCATGCAGGCTGATGAGGAACTGTCAAAAGAGGAAGGCATTACGCTTGTCGTATGTGGCGACACTCCTCTGATCACTGCAGAAACGATGCAGAAGCTGATTGATGAGCATCAGGCTGCCGGCGCGAAGGTCACGATTCTTACTGCGAAAGCAGAAGATCCTGCAGGATATGGACGTGTACTTCGCAATGAGAGCGGAACGGTTGAAAGAATCGTTGAGCATAAAGATGCAAGTGACGAAGAAAAGAAAGTACAGGAAATTAATACAGGAACCTACTGCTTCGATAACCAGTCCTTATTTGAGGCTCTTTCTTCTGTCAATAACGATAACTCTCAGGGTGAATACTATTTGCCAGACGTAATCGAAATCATTCAGAAGAAAGGTGAAGTCGTAGCAGCTTATCAGACTCCATCTTTTGATGAAACACTTGGTGTCAATGACCGTGTAGCCCTTTCGCAAGCGGAAAAAACGATGAAAAAACGAATCAATGAAGGGCATATGAGGAACGGCGTAACCATCATTGACCCTGAACAGACGTATATTTCTTCTGACGCAGTCATCGGAAGAGACACCATTCTTTATCCGGGAACAATGATCCATGGATCTTCTGTCATCGGTGAAAACAATATTATTGGACCAAACAGTGAAATTAAGGACAGTAAGTTCGGAAATGGAAATACGATCAAACAGTCCGTCGTTCATGACAGTGAGGTTGGTAATGAAGTAAACATCGGGCCATTCGCCCATATCCGCCCAGCTTCTTCTATTGAAGATCAGGTAAAGATTGGTAACTTTGTGGAAGTGAAAAAATCGGTAATGGCACAAGGAAGCAAGGCTTCTCATTTAAGCTATATCGGTGATGCGGAGATTGGCAGAGAGGTGAACCTCGGCTGCGGATCGATTACCGTGAATTATGATGGAGAGAACAAGCATCTGACGAAAGTTGAAGACGGAGCTTTCATCGGCTGCAACTCCAATTTAATTGCTCCTGTAACAGTCGGGCAAAACGCCTATGTCGCTGCAGGATCTACGATTACTGATGATGTTCCGGGTGAAGCATTCTCGATCGCAAGAAGCAGACAGACAACTAAAGAAGGTTATGTTTCAAAATTAAAGAACAAAAAATAA
- a CDS encoding ribose-phosphate diphosphokinase encodes MATSYVDSTLKVFTLNSNIELAQEIAKHIGIDLGKSSVTRFSDGEIQINIEESIRGSEVYIIQSTSDPVNQHLMELLIMIDALKRASAKTINVVIPYYGYARQDRKARAREPITAKLVANLLETAGATRVITIDLHATQIQGFFDIPVDQLLGVPILANYFEDKKLDDIVVVSPDHGGVTRARKMADRLKAPIAIIDKRRPRPNVAEVMNIVGNIEGKTAILIDDIIDTAGTITLAANALVENGAKEVYACCTHPVLSGPAMERIQNSRIKELVVTNTIVLPDEKRTDKVTQLSVAPLLGEAIIRVHEQLSVSKLFD; translated from the coding sequence ATGGCTACTAGTTATGTTGATTCTACGTTAAAGGTTTTTACGTTAAATTCAAATATTGAACTCGCACAGGAAATTGCGAAGCATATTGGAATTGATCTTGGAAAAAGCTCTGTAACCCGCTTCAGCGATGGCGAAATTCAAATCAATATCGAAGAAAGCATCCGCGGGAGCGAAGTTTATATTATTCAGTCTACAAGCGACCCAGTTAATCAGCACTTAATGGAATTGCTTATCATGATTGATGCGCTTAAACGTGCTTCAGCCAAAACGATCAATGTGGTCATTCCTTATTACGGGTATGCCCGCCAGGACCGCAAAGCGCGTGCGCGTGAACCTATTACAGCAAAACTAGTAGCAAACCTATTAGAAACTGCAGGGGCGACAAGGGTTATTACTATCGACCTTCATGCTACCCAAATCCAGGGATTCTTTGATATTCCAGTGGATCAGCTTCTTGGTGTTCCAATTCTTGCCAATTACTTTGAAGATAAGAAACTTGATGACATTGTCGTGGTTTCTCCTGATCACGGTGGAGTAACACGTGCAAGAAAAATGGCAGACCGTCTGAAAGCTCCGATTGCGATCATTGACAAACGGCGTCCGCGTCCGAATGTTGCAGAAGTCATGAACATCGTTGGTAACATTGAAGGAAAAACGGCGATTTTGATTGACGACATCATCGACACTGCAGGTACGATCACACTTGCTGCAAACGCGCTTGTTGAAAACGGTGCGAAGGAAGTCTATGCGTGCTGTACACACCCTGTATTGTCAGGTCCTGCAATGGAACGCATCCAGAACTCCAGGATTAAAGAACTTGTCGTGACGAACACGATTGTCCTTCCAGACGAAAAACGCACGGACAAAGTCACTCAGCTATCTGTGGCTCCATTGCTTGGAGAAGCGATTATTCGCGTTCACGAACAGCTTTCTGTTTCCAAACTATTTGATTAA
- a CDS encoding 50S ribosomal protein L25/general stress protein Ctc, with protein sequence MATELKANKRNTTKRSYITQLRQEGNVPAVVYGSGTEPQSVAVTETEFIKVIKDHGLNGVISLVTDDKKKLSVMVQEVQRDHLKNEVRHIDFIVVDLKKEIEADVPLTVTGESPGVKEGGVLQRILHTVTVKAKPNDFPDHIEVNAENLNIGDSLLVKDLPSSSSYEIVDDEEEVVLTVTPPTVAETEDEDAEDREEAEADPGGDAEGKAVDNEDKDSGGSKE encoded by the coding sequence ATGGCAACAGAACTCAAAGCCAATAAACGAAATACCACAAAGCGTTCTTATATCACTCAACTTAGACAAGAAGGGAATGTGCCTGCAGTTGTATACGGCAGCGGCACAGAACCTCAGTCTGTAGCTGTTACAGAAACAGAGTTTATAAAAGTAATAAAAGACCATGGACTAAACGGGGTTATTTCCCTGGTTACAGATGATAAGAAAAAATTGTCGGTAATGGTTCAGGAAGTACAAAGAGATCACTTGAAAAATGAAGTCAGACATATTGATTTCATCGTGGTTGACCTTAAAAAAGAAATCGAAGCTGATGTGCCTCTAACGGTTACTGGCGAATCTCCGGGAGTGAAAGAAGGCGGAGTCCTTCAGCGTATTCTTCATACGGTGACGGTAAAAGCCAAGCCGAATGATTTCCCGGATCATATTGAAGTCAATGCAGAAAATCTTAACATTGGGGATTCCCTCCTTGTAAAAGATCTTCCATCCTCATCTTCTTATGAAATTGTTGATGACGAGGAAGAAGTTGTTCTGACTGTTACACCTCCGACGGTTGCTGAAACGGAAGACGAAGATGCTGAAGATCGAGAAGAAGCAGAAGCGGATCCAGGCGGAGATGCAGAAGGAAAAGCTGTGGATAATGAGGACAAGGATTCCGGCGGGTCTAAAGAATAA
- the pth gene encoding aminoacyl-tRNA hydrolase, giving the protein MKWFVGLGNPGREFENTRHNVGFWVIDELSKRFNIPLNQSKFKGIYGTGVINGEKVYLLKPLTYMNLSGESVRPFKDYFKLAVEDMVVIYDDLDTPAGKLRLREKGSAGGHNGMKSIIAHIGTQEYNRVRFGIGRPSNAQPVPDYVLSPFSKEDAPLIESALQRSSDACEAFLSMPFSRVMNKYNG; this is encoded by the coding sequence ATGAAATGGTTTGTAGGTCTCGGAAACCCGGGCAGAGAATTTGAAAATACACGCCACAATGTGGGCTTTTGGGTGATCGATGAATTATCAAAGCGTTTTAACATTCCTTTAAACCAATCAAAGTTTAAAGGGATTTATGGAACGGGTGTAATTAATGGAGAAAAGGTGTATTTGTTAAAGCCTTTAACGTATATGAATTTATCAGGAGAAAGTGTCCGCCCTTTTAAAGATTATTTTAAATTGGCTGTTGAGGACATGGTGGTCATTTACGATGATCTGGATACCCCTGCAGGTAAACTGAGGCTGAGGGAAAAAGGAAGTGCCGGCGGCCATAATGGGATGAAATCTATTATCGCCCATATTGGCACTCAGGAGTATAACAGAGTCCGGTTCGGAATTGGAAGGCCGTCCAATGCCCAGCCTGTACCGGATTATGTTCTCAGTCCGTTTTCTAAAGAGGACGCTCCTCTTATTGAGTCAGCTCTTCAACGGTCATCTGATGCGTGTGAAGCCTTTCTGTCTATGCCGTTTTCACGCGTCATGAATAAGTACAACGGCTGA
- a CDS encoding anti-sigma-F factor Fin family protein gives MAIHYHCRHCGKHVGSLEHLNLTSEQLGFHELTSEERQAMLEYDKQGHLQVKTICEDCHEALERNPDYYALHSFIQ, from the coding sequence TTGGCTATTCATTATCATTGCCGCCACTGTGGAAAGCACGTGGGAAGCCTGGAGCACTTGAATCTTACTTCGGAACAGCTTGGTTTTCACGAGCTTACTTCTGAAGAAAGGCAAGCGATGCTTGAGTATGACAAGCAAGGGCATTTACAAGTCAAAACCATTTGCGAGGATTGTCATGAAGCGCTTGAGAGGAACCCGGATTACTATGCGCTCCATTCTTTTATTCAATAA
- the mfd gene encoding transcription-repair coupling factor produces the protein MLGLKKLYSKGDDFQAVLTGLKENLKEQLVAGLSGSARTLLIASLYEQTGQTQFVITHNLYQAQKLYEDLCSLLPEEEVFLYPVNDLISSEIAIASPELKAQRLEVLNFLAHKDKGVIIAPIAGVRRFLPPKSLWKQSQLEFETGMDLEVEHVLNTLVAIGYERVSMVSSPGEFSMRGGILDIYPLTERLPVRIELFDTEIDSIRFFEADTQRSDKKTEKILIGPAQEILLYSEQFETAVEKMEAGVASTLKKIKDKQVKETLVEHTAYEIGQFKEKQRFQGMYKYISLFYDEPASLLDYVPKDSIIVMDEVSRVQEMSNQLEKEEAEWHTSLLMQGEILTDIRLSQESDILQQAPFHKIYLSLFLRHVPHTNPQNIVNVESKGMQNFHGQLQVLKGELERWKKTGYTVVFLAANEERAKRLERVLADYEMEASLISGDTVLKPKVNQILIGDLSSGFESPKQKLAVITEEEVFTKKARRPVRSQKMSNAERIKSYSELKVGDYVVHVNHGIGKYLGIETLEIKGVHKDYLHIRYAGNDKLYVPVEQIDQVQKFVGSEAKEPKIYALGGSDWKKVKSKVKSSVQDIADDLIKLYAEREASVGYAFGKDGAEQQEFESSFPYQETDDQLRAINEIKVDMERTRPMDRLLCGDVGYGKTEVAIRAAFKAVMDGKQVAFLVPTTILAQQHYETFRERFAEFPITIGSLSRFRSKKEQSEVTKGLKNGTVDIVIGTHRLLSKDVQYHDLGLLIIDEEQRFGVTHKEKIKRLKSNVDVLTLTATPIPRTLHMSMLGVRDLSVIETPPENRFPVQTYVVEYNASLVREAIERELGRGGQVYFLYNRVETIDRMAEQIAALIPDVRVAAAHGQMSENELESVMLDFLEGNTDVLVSTTIIETGVDIPNVNTLIVYDADKMGLSQLYQLRGRVGRSNRVAYAYFTYQRDKVLTEVAEKRLQAIKEFTELGSGFKIAMRDLSIRGAGNLLGAQQHGFIDSVGFDLYSQMLQEAIEERKGDKPKKTVPVIDINIEVDAYIPSTYIDDSKQKIDMYKQFKAANSLADVDELHDSLIDRFGDYPVEVECLLLIARIKELAKQESADSIEQKGDTVTIMLSQEATAKIDGAKLFDIVNKLGRFINLGVEKERLKILFNKKRISDKELLQAMEQVLKKLKSVKKDKAKSRS, from the coding sequence ATGTTAGGACTTAAAAAGCTCTACAGCAAGGGCGATGATTTTCAGGCTGTACTGACGGGTTTAAAGGAAAACCTGAAAGAACAGCTGGTCGCCGGATTATCCGGATCGGCAAGGACGCTTCTAATTGCCTCTTTATATGAGCAGACGGGACAAACACAATTCGTCATTACTCATAATCTTTATCAGGCTCAGAAGCTCTATGAAGATCTATGCAGCCTGCTTCCGGAAGAAGAGGTTTTTCTTTACCCGGTCAATGATTTGATATCTTCAGAAATTGCAATTGCCAGTCCCGAGTTAAAAGCTCAGCGGTTAGAAGTGCTTAACTTTTTGGCCCATAAGGATAAAGGCGTCATTATAGCTCCGATTGCCGGTGTCAGGAGATTTCTGCCGCCGAAAAGTTTATGGAAACAAAGTCAGCTTGAATTTGAAACAGGAATGGATCTTGAGGTTGAACACGTATTGAATACACTCGTGGCCATTGGGTACGAGCGGGTAAGCATGGTTTCCTCCCCGGGAGAGTTTAGTATGCGCGGCGGAATTCTGGACATCTATCCTTTAACAGAAAGATTGCCGGTCCGAATTGAGCTGTTTGATACGGAAATCGATTCGATCCGCTTTTTTGAAGCGGATACGCAGCGGTCTGACAAAAAGACAGAAAAAATATTGATCGGGCCGGCACAGGAGATTCTGCTCTATAGTGAACAATTTGAAACAGCGGTTGAAAAGATGGAAGCCGGAGTGGCCTCCACACTAAAAAAGATTAAAGACAAGCAGGTTAAAGAAACGCTTGTTGAACATACAGCCTATGAAATCGGCCAATTTAAGGAAAAGCAGCGCTTCCAGGGGATGTATAAGTATATATCCTTATTTTATGATGAGCCTGCCAGTCTCCTGGATTACGTACCGAAGGACAGTATTATCGTAATGGATGAAGTCAGCCGTGTTCAGGAGATGTCGAACCAGCTGGAAAAAGAAGAAGCAGAATGGCATACCTCCCTGCTGATGCAAGGGGAAATTCTGACGGATATCCGTTTATCACAAGAGAGCGATATCTTACAGCAGGCACCATTCCATAAAATTTATCTATCGCTTTTCCTGCGCCATGTTCCGCACACCAATCCGCAGAATATTGTAAATGTCGAAAGCAAAGGAATGCAGAATTTCCATGGGCAGCTTCAGGTCCTGAAGGGTGAACTGGAACGGTGGAAGAAAACAGGATATACAGTCGTCTTTCTTGCCGCCAATGAGGAGCGGGCAAAGCGCCTGGAAAGAGTGCTGGCTGACTACGAAATGGAAGCGAGTCTTATTTCTGGCGATACGGTTCTTAAGCCGAAAGTAAATCAAATTTTGATCGGTGACTTATCGAGTGGTTTTGAATCACCGAAACAGAAGCTTGCTGTGATTACAGAGGAAGAAGTTTTTACGAAGAAGGCTAGACGTCCGGTACGCTCTCAAAAAATGTCCAATGCCGAACGGATCAAAAGCTATTCAGAACTTAAAGTCGGCGATTATGTCGTACACGTTAACCATGGGATTGGAAAATACTTAGGGATTGAAACCCTTGAAATAAAAGGGGTCCACAAGGATTACCTTCACATTCGGTATGCCGGAAATGACAAGCTCTATGTGCCTGTCGAGCAGATCGACCAAGTGCAGAAGTTTGTCGGTTCTGAAGCGAAGGAACCGAAAATCTATGCCTTAGGCGGAAGTGACTGGAAGAAGGTCAAAAGCAAAGTTAAGTCTTCGGTGCAGGATATTGCGGATGACTTGATCAAGCTCTATGCTGAACGCGAAGCCAGTGTTGGGTATGCGTTCGGAAAAGATGGAGCTGAACAGCAGGAATTTGAGTCCTCCTTTCCTTATCAGGAAACAGATGATCAGCTTCGGGCTATTAATGAAATTAAGGTCGATATGGAAAGGACCCGCCCAATGGACCGCCTTCTTTGCGGCGATGTCGGCTATGGCAAAACGGAGGTGGCTATTCGTGCCGCCTTTAAGGCAGTTATGGACGGCAAGCAGGTGGCATTCCTCGTTCCAACGACGATCTTGGCTCAGCAGCACTACGAAACCTTCCGTGAACGTTTTGCCGAGTTTCCGATTACCATTGGTTCACTCAGCCGGTTCCGTTCTAAAAAGGAACAGTCGGAAGTGACGAAAGGGCTTAAGAACGGAACTGTTGATATTGTCATCGGAACACACCGTTTACTATCCAAGGACGTCCAGTATCATGATCTGGGCCTTCTGATTATTGACGAGGAACAGCGGTTTGGGGTTACTCATAAAGAAAAAATCAAACGGTTAAAATCAAACGTTGATGTACTGACATTAACGGCTACCCCTATACCGAGGACGCTCCATATGTCCATGCTTGGTGTAAGGGACTTATCAGTCATTGAAACACCGCCTGAAAACCGTTTTCCTGTTCAAACGTATGTAGTGGAATACAACGCATCCCTTGTGAGAGAGGCGATCGAGCGCGAACTTGGGCGCGGCGGCCAGGTTTACTTTTTATATAACCGTGTAGAAACGATTGATCGGATGGCCGAACAGATAGCAGCTCTCATCCCTGATGTCAGGGTAGCTGCGGCTCACGGACAGATGTCGGAGAACGAACTGGAATCTGTTATGCTTGATTTCCTTGAAGGCAATACAGATGTGCTAGTGTCCACGACCATTATAGAGACGGGTGTAGACATACCGAACGTCAATACATTGATCGTCTATGATGCCGACAAAATGGGCCTCTCCCAGCTTTATCAGTTAAGAGGGAGGGTTGGGCGCTCCAACCGGGTCGCTTATGCTTATTTTACCTATCAGCGGGATAAAGTGCTTACGGAAGTGGCTGAAAAAAGACTTCAGGCGATTAAGGAGTTCACAGAACTTGGCTCAGGCTTTAAAATTGCAATGCGTGACCTGTCGATCCGAGGAGCGGGGAACCTTCTGGGGGCTCAGCAGCATGGTTTTATTGACTCTGTTGGATTTGACCTTTATTCTCAAATGCTGCAGGAAGCCATTGAAGAAAGAAAAGGCGACAAGCCGAAGAAAACTGTGCCTGTGATTGATATCAATATTGAAGTGGATGCCTATATTCCTTCGACCTATATCGACGACAGCAAACAGAAGATTGACATGTACAAGCAATTTAAGGCGGCGAACTCCCTTGCTGATGTCGATGAGCTTCATGACAGTCTGATCGACCGTTTTGGCGATTATCCGGTTGAAGTGGAATGCTTGCTGTTAATTGCGAGGATTAAAGAGCTGGCCAAACAAGAAAGCGCGGACAGCATTGAGCAAAAAGGCGATACGGTAACCATCATGCTGTCGCAGGAAGCGACAGCGAAAATAGATGGTGCCAAGCTGTTTGATATCGTCAATAAGCTCGGCCGGTTCATTAATCTTGGTGTGGAAAAAGAAAGACTTAAAATATTATTTAACAAAAAACGCATCTCGGATAAAGAACTGCTTCAGGCAATGGAGCAGGTACTGAAGAAGCTAAAAAGCGTCAAAAAAGATAAAGCCAAGTCCAGATCATAA
- the spoVT gene encoding stage V sporulation protein T: MKATGIVRRIDDLGRVVIPKEIRRTLRIREGDPLEIFVDRDGEVILKKYSPINELGDFAKEYAESLADSSGHLVLIADRDSFIAVAGGSKKDYLNKSIGKMIESSMNDRKSLLDSNGSEVEIVDGTKESSSYVIAPIVASGDPIGAVALISKEGKKITELEQKLAETAAGFLARQMEH; this comes from the coding sequence ATGAAAGCAACAGGCATTGTACGCCGTATTGATGACCTTGGCCGGGTTGTTATACCGAAAGAGATTCGCCGTACGCTCCGCATCAGAGAAGGGGATCCACTTGAAATTTTTGTGGACAGGGATGGCGAAGTGATATTAAAAAAATATTCACCGATCAATGAACTCGGTGATTTTGCAAAAGAATATGCAGAATCCTTGGCTGACAGTTCGGGACATTTAGTTCTCATCGCTGACCGTGATTCTTTTATTGCGGTAGCTGGCGGATCAAAGAAAGACTATCTGAACAAAAGCATCGGCAAAATGATTGAATCATCAATGAACGACCGAAAATCACTGCTTGATTCCAATGGAAGCGAAGTAGAGATTGTAGATGGAACGAAAGAGTCATCATCCTACGTTATTGCACCGATTGTAGCGAGCGGTGATCCGATTGGAGCCGTTGCTTTAATATCAAAAGAAGGCAAGAAAATCACAGAACTCGAGCAAAAGCTTGCAGAGACTGCAGCCGGCTTTCTTGCCAGACAAATGGAACACTAA
- a CDS encoding putative polysaccharide biosynthesis protein gives MDEQSKRIWHGAFLLTVAMFIVKILSVVYRIPYQNITGNTGFYVFQQVYPFYGIASAFAVAGFPVALSRLLSERSEGLLENERGTIIRSAFTAFIAAGLLLFFLLFFASAKIASWMGDPGLQLPIQATSLIYLTVPFVAVFRGIFQGFEQMKPTAFSQVAEQFVRVACIIGFSYYFISHGYNVYIAGAGASAGSVVGSLAGLLVLVLYFYRSGSRKKSWIVGAKPSRKIAFQLLSAGLLLSLSSMILLLFQLADAFTFVNLLRQNGVPLGEARSLKGIFDRAQPLLQLGTVIATSISLAAVPAVAAAKVRLDSARIQKICGISIKAVFIIGLAAAAGLAVIIEPVNRMLFESAEGSLEIAVLGISILTVSLFLVSTGLLQGMGYSTYPVMSVSAAFIVKVAGNLAMMPLWGPMGASFATVLASIAAAAINLVILERTTGFAAAEKFYGIRIGGAAAVMSLTAWLIKSGLDRVMTESRLAEAVISLAASAGGGVALFVALTTANVLKVEELVRIPKLQKLQHMLKRWKERRS, from the coding sequence ATGGACGAACAATCGAAACGGATTTGGCATGGGGCGTTTTTGTTGACTGTCGCCATGTTTATCGTAAAAATTCTGAGTGTGGTTTACCGCATTCCTTATCAAAATATAACAGGCAATACGGGGTTTTATGTGTTTCAGCAGGTGTATCCGTTTTACGGCATCGCTTCAGCGTTTGCGGTGGCTGGGTTTCCTGTTGCTCTTTCCCGTCTTCTATCTGAAAGGTCAGAAGGCCTTTTAGAAAACGAGAGGGGCACGATCATCCGAAGTGCATTTACTGCATTTATTGCGGCAGGCTTGCTTCTTTTTTTTCTGTTGTTTTTTGCATCAGCCAAGATCGCAAGCTGGATGGGTGACCCGGGGCTTCAGCTTCCGATTCAGGCGACTTCGCTGATCTACTTAACCGTACCCTTTGTGGCCGTTTTCAGGGGGATCTTTCAAGGGTTTGAACAAATGAAACCCACAGCTTTTTCCCAGGTGGCAGAACAGTTCGTCAGGGTTGCCTGTATCATTGGGTTTTCCTATTATTTTATTTCACATGGCTATAATGTCTATATTGCTGGTGCGGGAGCCTCCGCTGGCTCTGTTGTCGGTTCTTTGGCAGGGCTGCTCGTTTTAGTTCTCTATTTCTACCGATCCGGGAGTCGGAAGAAAAGCTGGATAGTAGGGGCCAAACCATCAAGAAAGATAGCTTTTCAGCTCCTTTCAGCGGGGCTTCTATTATCATTGAGCTCAATGATTTTACTTTTATTCCAGCTGGCGGATGCTTTTACGTTCGTAAATCTTCTGCGGCAAAATGGGGTGCCGCTAGGGGAGGCAAGAAGTTTAAAAGGGATCTTTGACAGGGCGCAGCCGCTCCTTCAGCTGGGTACGGTCATTGCAACCTCCATTTCCCTTGCTGCTGTCCCGGCAGTGGCCGCGGCAAAAGTACGCTTGGACTCTGCCAGAATTCAAAAAATATGCGGGATCTCGATAAAGGCTGTTTTTATTATCGGTCTTGCCGCAGCGGCAGGCCTTGCCGTGATTATCGAGCCTGTAAACCGGATGCTTTTTGAGAGCGCAGAAGGATCCTTGGAGATCGCAGTTCTGGGTATCTCTATCCTGACCGTTTCCCTTTTCCTTGTATCCACCGGCCTTTTGCAGGGGATGGGTTACAGTACCTATCCTGTGATGAGTGTATCAGCTGCTTTTATTGTTAAAGTGGCAGGAAACCTTGCTATGATGCCGTTATGGGGTCCAATGGGAGCAAGTTTTGCCACTGTATTGGCATCCATTGCCGCAGCGGCAATAAACCTTGTCATATTAGAAAGAACAACAGGCTTTGCTGCTGCAGAAAAATTTTATGGCATACGCATCGGCGGCGCTGCGGCTGTGATGTCGCTTACGGCATGGCTCATAAAATCAGGATTGGATCGTGTGATGACAGAATCCAGATTGGCGGAGGCTGTCATTTCACTTGCTGCCAGTGCAGGCGGCGGGGTCGCTCTTTTTGTGGCACTCACAACAGCTAACGTATTAAAGGTGGAAGAACTGGTCCGCATTCCTAAACTACAAAAATTACAGCATATGTTGAAACGCTGGAAAGAAAGAAGGAGTTAA